From Hippea alviniae EP5-r, the proteins below share one genomic window:
- the eno gene encoding phosphopyruvate hydratase, with amino-acid sequence MSVIVDVYAIEILDSRGNPTVKCTVRTENDVLGTSEVPSGASTGDNEAIELRDGDERFRGKGVLTAVNNINDKIANEVIGLDVFEQAEIDNTMLELDGTNNKSNLGANAILAVSMAVARAAANELKQPLYRYLGGLHANLLPLPMLNILNGGKHADNNVDFQEFMIVPVGAESFKDAMRMASDTFWALKGILKDKGLATSVGDEGGFAPNLESNEEPIKLILQAIEKAGYKPEEDIALALDPAASEFYKDGYYMVGNEKLSSDDMISLYKELIQKYPIISIEDGLAENDWDGWEKLTDELGDVIMLVGDDIFVTNTELIEKGIENAIANAVLIKLNQIGTLTETLDAIRLAEDAGYGFVISHRSGETADTFISDLAVATNSGWIKTGSACRGERIAKYNRLIEIEDEMFPYGEYPSWKSI; translated from the coding sequence ATGAGTGTTATAGTTGATGTTTACGCCATTGAAATCTTAGATTCAAGGGGCAATCCAACAGTAAAATGCACGGTAAGAACAGAAAATGATGTGCTCGGCACAAGTGAAGTGCCAAGCGGTGCATCAACGGGCGATAATGAAGCCATTGAGTTAAGAGATGGCGATGAGAGATTCAGAGGCAAAGGCGTCCTAACAGCCGTCAACAACATAAACGACAAGATAGCAAATGAAGTTATAGGGTTAGATGTATTTGAGCAGGCAGAAATCGACAACACGATGCTTGAGCTTGACGGAACAAACAACAAATCAAACTTGGGTGCAAATGCTATTTTGGCTGTCTCTATGGCTGTTGCAAGAGCCGCTGCAAATGAACTCAAACAGCCACTTTATAGGTATCTCGGCGGACTTCATGCAAATTTATTACCACTGCCTATGCTCAACATTCTAAACGGCGGAAAACATGCAGATAACAATGTTGATTTTCAGGAGTTTATGATTGTGCCTGTTGGTGCTGAGAGTTTCAAAGATGCAATGAGAATGGCATCTGATACCTTCTGGGCTTTAAAAGGCATCTTGAAGGATAAAGGATTGGCAACGAGTGTTGGAGATGAAGGTGGTTTTGCTCCTAATCTTGAGTCAAACGAAGAGCCGATAAAACTGATTCTGCAGGCTATTGAGAAGGCTGGTTATAAACCAGAAGAAGATATAGCGTTGGCGCTTGACCCAGCAGCAAGCGAGTTTTACAAAGATGGGTATTACATGGTGGGCAATGAGAAGCTCTCAAGCGATGATATGATATCGTTATACAAAGAGCTGATTCAAAAATATCCGATTATAAGCATTGAAGATGGACTTGCTGAGAACGATTGGGATGGATGGGAGAAGTTAACTGACGAGCTTGGCGATGTGATTATGCTCGTTGGCGATGATATATTCGTAACCAACACGGAGCTTATAGAAAAGGGAATAGAAAATGCTATAGCTAATGCGGTGCTGATAAAGTTAAACCAGATTGGAACACTGACCGAAACACTTGATGCGATAAGATTGGCAGAAGATGCCGGTTATGGGTTTGTTATCTCGCACAGGTCAGGCGAGACGGCTGATACATTCATCTCTGATTTGGCTGTTGCGACGAATTCAGGATGGATTAAGACAGGTTCAGCCTGCAGAGGAGAGAGAATTGCCAAATACAACAGACTTATTGAGATAGAAGACGAGATGTTCCCATATGGTGAATACCCGAGCTGGAAGAGTATTTAA
- the ftsY gene encoding signal recognition particle-docking protein FtsY — MGFLKSISDKLFKTKKSFTEKIHEESKKDEPITQEYLDFIEELLIESDFGVKTTMKIMEAIEEGIDSKEIKTRHDVELKIREVILNVLKQVEKPLEIRHKKFVVLVVGINGSGKTTTIGKLASLNTDKGKRVMLVAADTFRAAAIEQLEEWAKRSGALIVKQEEGADPAAVAYDGVSSGIARDVDVIFVDTAGRLHTQKNLMNEVIKIKKAIQKAYPEAPHETLLVLDATIGQNAINQAREFNKALGITGIVLTKMDGTAKGGIIVAISEEFKIPIRYIGIGEQLEDLRAFNARDFVESVFTP, encoded by the coding sequence ATGGGATTTTTGAAGTCCATCTCAGATAAGCTTTTTAAAACAAAGAAGAGTTTTACAGAGAAGATACACGAAGAGTCTAAAAAAGATGAACCGATAACGCAGGAGTATTTGGATTTTATTGAAGAGCTTTTGATAGAGTCTGACTTTGGTGTAAAGACAACAATGAAAATCATGGAAGCAATCGAAGAAGGTATTGATTCAAAGGAGATTAAGACAAGACACGATGTTGAGCTAAAAATCAGGGAAGTGATACTAAATGTGCTGAAGCAGGTGGAAAAACCACTCGAGATAAGGCATAAAAAGTTTGTTGTTTTGGTTGTTGGAATAAATGGTTCTGGTAAAACAACAACCATAGGCAAACTTGCAAGTTTAAATACAGATAAAGGCAAAAGGGTGATGCTCGTTGCTGCAGATACATTCAGGGCAGCAGCCATAGAACAGCTTGAAGAGTGGGCAAAAAGAAGCGGCGCTCTGATTGTTAAACAGGAAGAAGGAGCAGACCCTGCAGCCGTTGCATACGATGGTGTATCAAGCGGTATAGCAAGGGATGTTGATGTTATATTTGTCGATACAGCAGGCAGACTGCACACGCAAAAAAACCTGATGAACGAAGTGATAAAGATAAAAAAGGCGATTCAAAAGGCATACCCAGAAGCACCACACGAGACGCTTCTTGTTCTTGATGCAACAATTGGCCAAAATGCCATAAATCAGGCAAGGGAGTTTAATAAAGCATTGGGAATAACGGGTATTGTTCTAACAAAGATGGATGGCACAGCCAAAGGCGGAATAATCGTTGCAATAAGCGAAGAGTTCAAAATTCCGATAAGATACATTGGAATCGGCGAACAGTTAGAAGACCTAAGGGCATTCAACGCAAGAGACTTTGTTGAAAGTGTATTTACGCCATAA
- a CDS encoding enoyl-CoA hydratase/isomerase family protein — MSYVKFEKSDEIGVLTLNRADKHNSINQDYMRDLEEFLDFAEKENMKVLVVRSAGENVFAAGGDISYFITLKSHEDAFKMAFRMHNILNRFEDLKYPTVCAINGSAIGGGAEIVLAFDIRFARSDIYIQFKEKNMGVTTGWGGTYRLVKLLGYSKALEILLSADKIDAKRAKDIGLVNEIYDKSILMDKVFEFCYKLKDDDVKLLKQIKKLAKESALLDRESAMRLERELFSASWMFGKREKQMEKFLNRG, encoded by the coding sequence ATGAGTTATGTAAAATTTGAAAAAAGCGACGAGATAGGTGTTTTAACGCTAAATAGGGCAGACAAACACAACTCAATCAATCAGGATTATATGAGAGACTTGGAAGAGTTCTTAGATTTTGCAGAAAAAGAGAACATGAAGGTATTGGTTGTTAGGTCTGCTGGTGAGAATGTATTTGCTGCAGGTGGTGATATCTCATACTTTATAACATTGAAAAGCCATGAAGATGCCTTTAAGATGGCATTTAGAATGCACAACATTCTAAACAGGTTTGAAGATTTAAAGTATCCGACAGTATGTGCGATAAACGGTTCTGCTATCGGTGGCGGAGCAGAGATTGTGCTTGCCTTTGACATAAGGTTTGCAAGAAGCGATATTTACATTCAGTTTAAAGAGAAGAATATGGGCGTTACGACAGGGTGGGGCGGCACATACAGACTCGTTAAGCTGCTTGGATACTCAAAAGCGCTTGAGATTCTTCTCTCTGCAGACAAAATAGATGCAAAAAGAGCCAAAGATATAGGGCTTGTGAATGAGATTTACGATAAGAGTATTTTGATGGATAAAGTGTTTGAGTTCTGTTATAAACTAAAAGATGACGATGTGAAGCTGTTAAAACAGATTAAAAAACTCGCCAAAGAGTCTGCTTTGCTTGATAGAGAGTCAGCTATGAGACTTGAGAGGGAGCTGTTTTCTGCAAGCTGGATGTTTGGAAAGAGAGAAAAGCAGATGGAAAAATTTTTAAACAGGGGATAG
- the mtnA gene encoding S-methyl-5-thioribose-1-phosphate isomerase, with amino-acid sequence MDGYSPIVVKDSDEFFLLDQRKLPSEKLYLRVDTVEDVCKAIKEMVVRGAPLIGITAAFGVYLGIRDAESKDEFLNKLNKSIKCLSKTRPTAVNLFFALDYVKKTIDEFFELLPLEKLIKKTRACGFNLWEEQKAQDRAIGEFGAGFLKGKKRILTHCNTGTLATGGIGTALGIIKTMFKNGEIEIVYVDETRPYLQGARLTAFELKEEGIPYKIITDNSCGMLFRKGLVDAVIVGADRIARNGDTANKIGTYCLAAMSKRHGITFVVAAPESTIDRNIESLNEIPVEERSKDEVLKIAGIQVAPKESDALNFSFDLTDANLIDAIITEKGVYQYPYEF; translated from the coding sequence ATGGATGGTTATAGTCCAATAGTTGTGAAGGATAGCGATGAGTTCTTTCTGCTCGATCAGAGAAAACTGCCCAGCGAGAAGCTTTACCTAAGGGTTGATACGGTTGAAGATGTATGCAAAGCTATAAAGGAGATGGTCGTAAGGGGGGCACCATTAATAGGCATAACGGCGGCTTTTGGCGTATATTTGGGAATAAGAGATGCAGAAAGCAAAGACGAATTTTTAAATAAACTAAACAAATCAATTAAGTGTTTATCAAAAACAAGACCAACGGCTGTAAATCTCTTTTTTGCTTTGGATTATGTGAAAAAGACGATAGATGAGTTTTTCGAACTTTTGCCTTTGGAGAAGCTTATCAAAAAAACAAGGGCGTGCGGTTTCAATCTGTGGGAAGAACAGAAAGCTCAGGATAGAGCAATTGGCGAGTTTGGAGCAGGATTTTTAAAAGGCAAAAAAAGGATTTTAACGCACTGCAATACGGGAACATTGGCAACAGGTGGCATAGGCACAGCCTTAGGCATCATAAAGACAATGTTTAAAAATGGAGAGATTGAGATAGTCTATGTTGATGAGACAAGGCCTTATCTTCAGGGAGCAAGATTGACGGCATTTGAACTAAAAGAAGAAGGCATACCTTACAAAATCATAACGGATAACTCCTGCGGTATGCTATTCAGAAAAGGGCTTGTTGATGCTGTGATTGTGGGTGCAGATAGAATTGCAAGAAACGGCGATACGGCAAATAAAATCGGGACATACTGTTTGGCAGCGATGAGCAAAAGGCATGGTATAACATTCGTCGTTGCAGCACCAGAGTCAACAATAGACAGAAACATTGAAAGTTTAAATGAGATACCCGTTGAAGAGCGCTCAAAGGATGAAGTGCTAAAGATAGCAGGCATTCAAGTCGCACCAAAGGAGTCTGATGCCTTGAATTTTTCATTCGATTTAACAGACGCCAATCTAATTGACGCAATCATCACAGAAAAAGGCGTTTATCAGTATCCTTATGAGTTTTGA
- a CDS encoding NAD-dependent epimerase/dehydratase family protein, giving the protein MKILLTGATGFVGINAVNYLKKKHEVVAFLRDKSKAKVLNGDVEITIGDIVDKESIDRAIKGVDAVVHIGGLINASNLEKLYLTNRIGSRNIAQACIENGINNIVYISSLAARGPDGFQNPVSHYGCSKRLGELEFIHRCYNGNLKIIRPPIIYGPYDKGCFELFRMAKRGILPKLNRRYSFVFIDDFVKAIEKLLNLETSRPEIFYISGSKAKTDRINRALFNAVSKSGIEIPIPDAFIGVFSLLKFESKVFSKDKIREIRPKAWTCNNDKLFERTKFKPSVEIEEGFKITARWYKEHGWL; this is encoded by the coding sequence ATGAAGATACTTTTGACAGGTGCAACGGGTTTTGTGGGCATAAATGCCGTCAATTACTTGAAAAAGAAGCATGAAGTTGTTGCCTTTTTAAGAGATAAAAGTAAAGCGAAAGTCCTAAACGGTGATGTTGAGATAACAATAGGTGATATAGTTGATAAAGAGTCCATCGATAGGGCGATAAAGGGCGTTGATGCTGTTGTTCATATAGGCGGACTGATAAATGCGTCAAACTTAGAAAAGCTGTATTTAACAAACAGAATTGGAAGCAGAAATATTGCCCAAGCATGTATAGAAAACGGCATAAACAATATCGTCTATATCTCTTCACTTGCAGCAAGGGGGCCTGATGGATTTCAAAATCCCGTCTCTCATTACGGGTGCTCAAAGAGACTTGGCGAACTTGAGTTTATACATCGTTGTTATAATGGAAATCTTAAAATCATAAGACCGCCAATAATCTATGGACCTTACGATAAGGGCTGCTTTGAACTGTTTAGGATGGCAAAAAGGGGAATTCTGCCAAAACTAAACAGAAGGTATAGCTTTGTTTTTATAGATGATTTTGTTAAAGCAATAGAAAAGCTTTTAAACTTAGAGACAAGCAGACCTGAAATCTTCTATATCAGCGGTTCAAAAGCTAAAACAGATAGAATAAACAGGGCTCTGTTTAATGCCGTCTCAAAAAGCGGTATTGAGATACCTATACCGGATGCTTTCATAGGCGTATTTTCTCTTTTGAAGTTTGAGTCAAAGGTATTTAGCAAAGACAAGATACGAGAGATAAGACCCAAAGCGTGGACTTGCAACAACGATAAGCTTTTTGAAAGGACAAAATTTAAACCTTCTGTTGAGATAGAAGAAGGCTTTAAAATCACTGCAAGGTGGTATAAAGAGCATGGATGGTTATAG
- a CDS encoding HDOD domain-containing protein, which translates to MKVSIKDLVDSVKDKLTFPKVAMRILRLFEEDDLSAYHLAKIVSLDPILAAYILKVSNSAFYNFPGKVKTLSDAITLIGFEEVKKIVIMISAKNAFKVSDEFDKILWEHSLAVAVGSSVVNERVKITEDGVAYISGLLHDIGKIVFKKSELTDYMEILKKSYEDGEDIRLLEEEKYGYNHADVGGYILQEWNFDQEIIDAVSFHHLNFSLKKTSDFLKKAALVNFSDFIVNNLLGIGKKYKIDDESIVLGLSSAKVIGFEEEHLSGLTDEIERKFEILASTMEEGV; encoded by the coding sequence ATGAAGGTTTCAATAAAGGATTTGGTTGATAGCGTCAAGGATAAGCTAACCTTTCCAAAGGTTGCTATGAGAATTTTGCGTCTTTTTGAAGAAGATGATTTGAGCGCCTATCATTTGGCTAAAATTGTATCACTTGACCCAATTCTTGCAGCTTATATCTTAAAGGTGTCAAACTCGGCATTTTACAATTTTCCCGGCAAGGTTAAGACGCTTTCTGATGCTATAACATTAATTGGTTTTGAAGAAGTGAAAAAGATTGTAATTATGATATCTGCCAAAAACGCCTTTAAGGTTAGTGATGAGTTTGATAAGATTTTGTGGGAGCATTCGCTTGCTGTGGCTGTGGGTTCGTCTGTTGTGAACGAAAGGGTAAAGATTACTGAAGATGGTGTTGCTTATATCTCAGGCCTTCTTCACGATATAGGAAAAATCGTTTTTAAGAAGAGTGAGCTTACAGATTACATGGAGATATTAAAAAAATCATACGAAGATGGCGAAGATATAAGGCTGTTGGAAGAAGAGAAATACGGATACAATCATGCCGATGTTGGTGGTTATATACTTCAGGAGTGGAATTTCGACCAGGAGATAATTGACGCTGTCTCTTTTCATCATCTAAACTTCTCACTTAAAAAGACAAGCGATTTTCTAAAAAAGGCGGCTTTGGTTAATTTCTCTGATTTTATCGTTAACAACCTTCTCGGAATAGGGAAAAAGTATAAGATTGACGATGAGAGCATAGTTTTAGGCTTATCGTCTGCTAAAGTTATAGGTTTTGAAGAAGAGCATCTCAGTGGTTTGACCGATGAGATAGAAAGAAAGTTCGAGATTCTCGCATCAACAATGGAAGAAGGCGTATGA
- a CDS encoding shikimate kinase, with product MNIILVGFMGSGKTTIARILSRRLKLRFVDTDKLIEKQQGLTIAEIFDKKGEGYFRELERKIINSHLKFCDGCIVATGGGMPCFFDNMERLKSIGLVVWIDTDFEEIKNRVKNSKKRPLFLDQERAFELFKRRKECYNKAHIRIDGRMDKEKVAQEIEKLIGGSFL from the coding sequence ATGAATATTATTCTCGTTGGATTTATGGGTTCTGGCAAAACGACAATAGCACGCATTCTCTCCCGCCGTTTAAAATTGAGATTTGTGGATACGGATAAGCTGATAGAGAAACAACAGGGATTGACTATTGCCGAAATTTTCGATAAAAAGGGTGAAGGCTATTTCAGAGAGCTGGAAAGAAAGATAATAAACAGTCATCTAAAATTCTGTGATGGCTGTATTGTTGCAACGGGCGGTGGAATGCCCTGTTTCTTTGACAATATGGAGAGACTAAAATCAATTGGGCTTGTCGTTTGGATTGATACGGATTTTGAAGAGATAAAAAATAGGGTGAAAAATTCAAAAAAAAGGCCGCTCTTTTTAGACCAAGAGAGAGCTTTTGAGTTGTTTAAAAGAAGAAAAGAGTGTTATAATAAGGCACATATAAGGATAGATGGCAGAATGGACAAAGAGAAAGTTGCACAAGAGATTGAAAAACTTATCGGCGGGAGTTTTCTATGA
- the aroC gene encoding chorismate synthase codes for MIRFLDAGESHGKALIAIIEGLPAGLKIDSDFINRQLLLRQSGYGRGGRQKIEKDRVEFLSGVRFGETIGSPIAILIKNRDFENWRDIMEPFAEKSRQRRVNRPRPGHADLTGYLKYDRDDIRDILERSSARETAIRVAVGSICELLLKELGVRIISFVRSIGKIKTEIKPEVNDEFERKIIDSLVFCPDKKVEDLMIAEIEEAKKEGDTLGGVVEVVASGVVAGVGSYVQWDRRLDARVSFSLMSIQAVKAVEIGDGFENAYKFGSQVHDEIVYDSGYKRVSNRAGGIEGGMSNGEDIVVRAYMKPIPTLRKGLKSVNIDTHEEDISAFERSDVTAVPSLSIVARSVVAFELANLYAEKFGGDTLKELKERVEAYKKYLSVK; via the coding sequence ATGATTAGGTTTTTAGATGCCGGTGAATCTCACGGGAAAGCACTAATTGCAATAATCGAAGGGTTACCAGCAGGCTTAAAAATAGACTCAGACTTTATAAACAGACAGCTTCTTTTAAGGCAGTCAGGTTACGGCAGGGGCGGCAGGCAAAAAATAGAAAAAGACAGAGTTGAGTTTTTAAGTGGCGTAAGGTTTGGCGAAACAATAGGCTCTCCCATTGCGATACTCATAAAGAACAGAGACTTTGAGAATTGGCGAGACATAATGGAGCCGTTTGCTGAAAAGAGCCGGCAAAGAAGGGTGAATAGGCCAAGACCTGGGCATGCTGATTTAACGGGCTATTTAAAGTATGATAGAGACGATATAAGGGATATACTTGAGCGTTCAAGTGCGAGAGAGACGGCTATAAGAGTGGCTGTTGGTTCAATCTGCGAGCTTCTGCTTAAAGAGTTGGGTGTGAGAATTATAAGCTTTGTTAGAAGCATAGGAAAAATCAAAACAGAGATAAAGCCAGAAGTAAATGATGAGTTTGAAAGAAAAATTATTGACTCTTTAGTTTTCTGTCCAGATAAAAAAGTAGAAGATTTAATGATAGCTGAGATTGAAGAAGCAAAAAAAGAAGGCGATACGCTTGGCGGTGTTGTTGAAGTTGTGGCTTCTGGCGTGGTTGCTGGCGTTGGCAGTTATGTGCAGTGGGATAGAAGATTGGATGCAAGGGTGTCGTTCTCTCTTATGAGTATTCAGGCCGTAAAGGCTGTCGAGATAGGCGATGGTTTTGAGAATGCCTATAAATTTGGCAGCCAAGTTCACGACGAGATTGTTTACGATAGTGGATATAAAAGAGTGTCAAATAGGGCAGGTGGTATAGAAGGTGGTATGTCAAACGGTGAAGATATAGTGGTAAGGGCTTACATGAAGCCTATACCAACGCTAAGAAAGGGCTTGAAATCTGTCAATATTGACACGCATGAAGAAGATATCTCTGCTTTTGAGAGAAGCGATGTGACGGCTGTTCCATCTTTAAGTATTGTTGCTCGCTCGGTTGTTGCTTTTGAGCTTGCCAATCTTTATGCAGAAAAATTTGGAGGGGATACTCTCAAAGAGCTGAAAGAGAGAGTTGAAGCATACAAAAAGTATCTGTCCGTCAAATGA
- a CDS encoding Lon protease family protein produces the protein MIKELKFEDVNLEFDIEADGIESDNSLIYQRRIELALEKISSIDSFDHNLYISGDLSKADKYTILEMLKNFNKEKKLEVYDYCYVNNFKNPKIPKVIKLKPREGKKLQKCMDDFVDYLIKSVPNVFESKEYEEKIQEVLKHYDAKQKELYDELQKKANELDFVVKFSQMGIVVNPVIAGRVITEREYSSLSDDIKETIEKKRRELEKHIDEFLAESKKLEKEKQDKLKKINDEMSLFIVSGKLDEIRKEFEGNSDVEEYLDEVEEFTLKNITIFLPQKNQNFPFLQMPMKYTEYKVNLFVDNSETKSVPVMYEENPTYYNVFGKLEKQAYFGAFITDFTHIIAGSIHKANGGYLLLDAFNVLVNPGVWDTLKRCLLSGKSIIEEWSEKYGIIASETLKPEPIDLKLKVILVGPEYLYDILFEFDDEFRKLFKIKTNFDYAVPKKETVLKKYTSKIVSFCKENKLKIPTKRAISELFKYSCRLAEDKEKLWAYTDEIFDVIKQAQTISKTDELTEDDIRVAIEENRFLKSLWKEKIYEMITDGQIIVDLKGKKIGEINGLSVSEIGDFAFGRPNKIVAKTYLGKDGVVSIERESKLSGRIFDKASFIIAGYINGMYGFNKNLSFSASLSFEQSYSMIEGDSASVAETLAILSSLAEVPLKQNLAVTGSMNQNGVVQPIGGVNEKIEGFFEVCKLTGNLEGAGVVIPAKNVKNLVLSKEVEEAIKDGIFHLYAIDTIDDAIEIFTDMKAGKREKNSFEKDSFHYLVDRKLRKINEILRKESQDD, from the coding sequence ATGATAAAAGAGCTGAAGTTTGAAGATGTTAATCTTGAGTTTGACATAGAAGCAGATGGTATAGAGTCGGATAACTCACTCATCTATCAACGCAGGATAGAGCTTGCGCTTGAGAAGATTAGCTCAATTGATAGTTTTGACCACAACCTTTACATATCTGGTGATTTAAGCAAAGCTGACAAATACACGATTCTTGAGATGCTTAAAAATTTCAATAAAGAGAAGAAGCTCGAAGTTTACGATTACTGTTATGTAAATAACTTTAAAAACCCAAAGATACCAAAGGTTATAAAGCTAAAGCCCAGGGAAGGCAAAAAACTTCAAAAATGCATGGACGATTTTGTTGATTATCTAATTAAAAGCGTTCCCAATGTGTTTGAAAGCAAGGAGTATGAAGAGAAAATTCAGGAAGTCTTGAAGCATTACGATGCCAAACAGAAAGAGCTTTACGATGAACTGCAAAAAAAGGCAAACGAGCTTGACTTTGTTGTTAAGTTTTCCCAGATGGGGATTGTTGTAAATCCCGTCATAGCAGGAAGGGTGATAACCGAAAGGGAGTATTCTTCTCTTTCGGATGATATAAAGGAGACAATAGAGAAAAAGAGAAGAGAGCTTGAGAAACACATAGATGAGTTTTTAGCCGAATCTAAAAAGCTTGAGAAAGAGAAACAGGATAAGCTCAAAAAGATAAACGACGAGATGAGCCTGTTTATCGTCTCTGGCAAGTTGGACGAGATAAGGAAAGAGTTTGAAGGCAACAGCGATGTTGAAGAGTATTTGGATGAAGTTGAAGAGTTTACGCTTAAGAACATAACTATATTCCTGCCGCAGAAGAATCAGAACTTTCCGTTCTTGCAGATGCCAATGAAATATACAGAATACAAGGTTAATCTCTTTGTTGACAATAGTGAAACAAAGAGCGTTCCTGTGATGTATGAAGAGAACCCGACATATTACAATGTGTTCGGAAAGTTGGAAAAACAGGCGTATTTTGGTGCGTTTATTACGGATTTTACACATATCATAGCTGGTTCAATTCATAAGGCAAATGGTGGATATCTTCTGCTTGATGCCTTTAATGTGCTTGTTAATCCCGGCGTGTGGGATACATTAAAAAGGTGTCTGTTGAGTGGCAAAAGCATCATAGAAGAGTGGAGCGAGAAATACGGTATTATAGCATCAGAAACCTTAAAACCCGAGCCGATAGACTTAAAATTAAAGGTTATACTCGTTGGGCCTGAGTATCTGTATGATATACTCTTTGAGTTTGACGATGAGTTTAGAAAGCTGTTCAAGATAAAGACGAACTTCGATTATGCCGTTCCAAAGAAAGAGACTGTTTTGAAGAAATACACTTCAAAGATTGTCTCGTTCTGCAAGGAGAACAAGCTCAAAATTCCAACAAAAAGGGCTATATCTGAGCTGTTTAAATACTCATGCCGACTTGCTGAAGATAAAGAGAAGCTGTGGGCTTACACCGATGAGATTTTTGATGTGATAAAGCAGGCTCAAACAATCAGCAAGACAGACGAGCTAACGGAAGATGACATAAGGGTTGCGATAGAAGAGAACAGATTTTTAAAGAGCTTATGGAAAGAGAAAATCTATGAGATGATAACCGATGGTCAGATAATCGTCGATTTGAAGGGTAAAAAGATTGGCGAGATAAATGGACTATCGGTTAGTGAAATAGGCGATTTTGCATTCGGCAGACCAAATAAGATTGTTGCAAAAACATACTTGGGCAAAGATGGTGTTGTGAGTATAGAAAGGGAGAGCAAGCTCTCAGGTCGCATATTTGACAAAGCATCGTTTATCATAGCAGGATACATAAACGGCATGTATGGGTTTAACAAAAACTTGAGTTTTTCTGCATCTTTGAGCTTTGAGCAGTCATACTCTATGATAGAAGGCGACAGTGCATCAGTTGCAGAGACGCTTGCTATACTTTCGTCTTTGGCTGAAGTTCCACTCAAGCAGAACCTTGCAGTTACGGGCTCAATGAACCAAAACGGTGTTGTTCAGCCAATTGGCGGTGTTAATGAGAAGATTGAAGGATTTTTCGAAGTTTGCAAGTTAACGGGCAATTTAGAAGGAGCAGGTGTTGTCATACCGGCTAAAAATGTCAAAAACCTTGTTCTAAGCAAGGAAGTTGAAGAAGCAATCAAAGACGGCATATTTCACTTATATGCGATTGATACGATAGATGATGCAATAGAGATATTTACCGATATGAAGGCAGGAAAAAGAGAGAAAAACAGCTTTGAGAAGGATAGCTTTCACTATCTTGTCGATAGAAAATTAAGAAAGATAAACGAGATATTGAGAAAAGAGTCTCAGGATGATTAG
- a CDS encoding 3-methyl-2-oxobutanoate dehydrogenase subunit beta, which produces MKIPKDEILKPNHLACPGCGAALAMRLALKALGRKTVIVIPACCWTVINGPWGKNYAGVPVFHTAFETTAAVAAGIKASLEMQGKDDITVVGWAGDGGTFDIGLQALSGAAERNDDIIYVCYDNEAYMNTGIQRSSATPIGAETTTTPAPMLKNRPKKDLMELVAAHSVPYIASATVAYPVDLIKKFEKAKSKKGFKLIHILTPCPPGHKFPEDKTIEISKLAVETGIFPLYEIEDGRYKLNKKPKFTGIEEYLKLQGRFRNISEKEMEVIKENIKERWRRLEIKFEYFN; this is translated from the coding sequence ATGAAAATACCAAAAGATGAGATATTAAAACCGAATCATCTTGCCTGTCCTGGATGTGGTGCTGCATTGGCTATGAGATTAGCTTTGAAGGCTTTGGGAAGAAAGACGGTGATTGTAATCCCAGCATGCTGCTGGACTGTCATAAATGGTCCATGGGGTAAAAATTACGCAGGTGTTCCTGTGTTTCATACGGCATTTGAGACAACAGCTGCAGTTGCTGCAGGTATAAAAGCATCTCTTGAAATGCAGGGTAAAGACGACATAACTGTTGTCGGTTGGGCAGGCGATGGCGGAACATTTGATATAGGATTGCAGGCATTAAGCGGTGCAGCAGAGAGAAACGACGACATCATCTATGTGTGCTATGATAATGAAGCTTACATGAATACGGGTATTCAGAGAAGTTCAGCAACACCGATTGGAGCTGAAACAACGACAACACCAGCACCAATGCTCAAAAACAGACCCAAGAAAGATTTAATGGAGCTTGTTGCAGCACACTCGGTTCCTTATATTGCATCTGCAACAGTTGCATATCCTGTTGATTTGATAAAGAAGTTTGAGAAGGCAAAGAGTAAGAAGGGCTTTAAGTTAATCCACATACTTACACCCTGTCCACCGGGACATAAATTTCCAGAAGACAAAACAATTGAGATATCAAAGCTTGCCGTTGAGACTGGCATATTCCCGCTTTATGAGATTGAAGATGGCAGGTATAAGCTCAATAAAAAACCAAAGTTTACAGGTATTGAAGAGTATCTAAAACTTCAGGGAAGATTCAGAAACATCTCAGAGAAAGAGATGGAAGTTATAAAAGAGAACATAAAAGAGAGATGGAGAAGGCTTGAAATAAAATTCGAATACTTTAATTAA